Proteins from one Asterias rubens chromosome 21, eAstRub1.3, whole genome shotgun sequence genomic window:
- the LOC117304525 gene encoding monocarboxylate transporter 12-like, which produces MGPLVGECGHWGLAVVTASFTVHLLVKVVTRCAGVLFLSFQNEFQSSTAQTGAIFSIMSSSSYIGNTIGGVLGNHLNCRSTAILGSIFYTAGTISCSFTTNIYQMYCTSALAGLGGGITVIPAVVMVAKYFKRYYPLACGISTSGLDIGMLVFAPLMQLLLDTYGWRGAMLVTGAFVGNVFAAGALFRPVRSSSQTGDKKSTEEHVEQGEDKEMLKDNNENHRSTQSEDHGINEVKTQNQLQSTDATNITLKSQRQRNLFSAAANSLRLHLLSESYRLSLIIFAQVVAYLVAYTCFIMFLVPFATSSGISEQDASFLISVCGIGGIVGRLICGVLTKKASSYVIYQVSMFVSGCAVLLVQLGTTWIYISASMVGITYGIQYTIWRVMMLELVGVDNMGSAIGIYSSIGIPFTVTVPILSGALYDTTESYSILFYIFAAFYFLGFGALFLAPILKRIEPGIVKKEDINKV; this is translated from the exons ATGGGCCCTCTTGTGGGGGAATGTGGCCATTGGGGTCTGGCTGTCGTAACCGCCTCGTTCACTGTCCATCTTCTGGTTAAGGTGGTAACACGCTGTGCTGGAGTATTGTTTCTAAGCTTTCAAAATGAGTTCCAGAGTTCAACTGCACAGACAGGCGCCATCTTTAGTATCATGTCATCCTCATCATACATAGGAA atACGATAGGTGGTGTGTTAGGGAATCATCTGAACTGTCGCTCTACTGCTATACTTGGTAGTATATTTTACACTGCTGGGACAATAAGCTGCAGCTTTACAACAAATATTTATCAGATGTACTGTACAAGTGCTCTGGCAG GACTAGGTGGTGGAATTACTGTAATACCGGCAGTTGTAATGGTCGCTAAGTACTTCAAGAGATATTACCCCTTAGCGTGTGGAATTTCAACATCTGGACTTGACATTGGAATGTTGGTGTTTGCTCCATTGATGCAGCTATTACTGGATACTTATGGATGGAGGGGAGCAATGCTCGTAACTGGAGCATTTGTGGGTAATGTTTTTGCAGCTGGGGCACTTTTTCGCCCAGTACGGTCGTCTTCACAGACAGGAGACAAGAAGAGCACAGAAGAACATGTTGAACAAGGGGAAGACAAAGAAATGCTGAAGGATAATAATGAGAATCACAGATCAACGCAGAGTGAAGATCATGGAATCAACGAAGTGAAGACCCAGAACCAATTACAAAGTACCGATGCAACGAACATCACTTTGAAGTCGCAACGCCAGAGGAATCTATTCTCCGCAGCCGCCAATTCACTTCGGCTACATCTTCTCAGTGAATCTTATCGCCTCTCTTTGATTATCTTCGCTCAAGTCGTAGCTTACCTCGTTGCTTATACTTGTTTCATTATGTTCTTAGTCCCATTTGCCACATCATCTGGTATTTCAGAGCAGGATGCATCTTTTCTTATAAGTGTCTGTGGAATTGGCGGGATTGTTGGACGTCTTATTTGTGGAGTCCTAACTAAGAAAGCCTCATCTTACGTCATCTACCAGGTGTCCATGTTTGTGAGTGGATGTGCCGTCTTGCTGGTGCAACTTGGTACGACCTGGATTTACATTTCTGCATCCATGGTTGGAATAACATACGGAATACAGTACACAATCTGGCGGGTGATGATGCTGGAGTTAGTTGGAGTGGATAACATGGGGTCTGCCATTGGAATCTACTCAAGCATTGGGATTCCCTTTACAGTCACAGTGCCCATCTTATCAG GAGCCCTCTACGATACAACCGAGAGCTACTCTATTCTGTTCTACATATTTGCAGCGTTCTATTTCCTTGGATTTGGGGCGTTGTTTTTGGCACCAATTTTGAAAAGGATTGAACCGGGCATTGTCAAGAAAGAGGACATCAATAAAGTATAA
- the LOC117304757 gene encoding C-type lectin domain family 4 member M-like: MHDAYVTWEEGKQICVELGGVMVVPQSEEELQHLDNIFSGQLFWIGCTDIVVEGTWVCFGEDTIDEQDERWAAGEPDSNGNEDCALRATSGWYDNGCDVYTNLICQRPA, from the exons ATGCATGATGCCTACGTTACATGGGAAGAGGGCAAGCAGATTTGTGTTGAGTTGGGTGGGGTGATGGTTGTCCCTCAATCCGAAGAAGAATTACAACACCTCGACAACATCTTCAGTGGTCAATTGTTCTGGATTGGGTGCACCGACATTGTCGTTGAAG GTACCTGGGTGTGTTTTGGTGAAGATACTATTGACGAACAGGACGAGAGATGGGCTGCCGGTGAGCCAGATAGTAACGGCAACGAGGATTGCGCTTTGAGGGCTACTTCAGGCTGGTACGATAATGGATGTGACGTTTACACTAATTTAATCTGTCAGCGCCCTGCGTAA